The genomic segment TGTAATTCTAATTATGTAAACAACAGCCTTTACAAAAAAGTACACTGATTTTATCTCTAATTTAGACAAACCACATGATCTTTAGAGCACAAAGAGGTGCAGATGTGCTGCTACGAGAAAAAAACCTATCACTACAAAATGACAAGCACGGATTAAAAACGCTTTTCAGAATGAATGCACGTGACATAATGATCAAATATAACCGAATATGATTACGTCGATATATGTTGTATGCATGTTTCAAAACAAAGTACTTACAGCTTTAGTTTGGCGGTAATTCTCAGCACTCTTCGCCCTCTCGCTCACATCTCCCGCGCTGACAACAGTGACGTTTAAAAGTGGGACGGCCAGACAAAACTCATTGGCTGTCGCTGGGGATCAAACCCGCCCCGAGCCGGACGTATCGTGACGTTTCAGATAGATCACTTCTACATTAAAAgtacataaaacaaaatatttctccttataaataaatcaatcgattattttttaaacttagtaTTAATTTAAAACGCTTTAGATGCATGCAACATATGTTACCATTATAACACATAAACAAATGTATCTGCTGCAgtaaaactcattcattttcctctttTATTAATGAGGGGTCGCCAACTTATCTAACCTtagaatgttttacacagcagatgcccaaaTGCAGCAACCccgtgctgggaaacatccatacacactcattcacacaccaaggccattttagtttattcaattcataggcttcagcatgtttttttttaactgaggacgaaacggagcacccagtggaaaccatatttttacaaattttttacagtcattggtggaaacccaggcaaacacggcgagaacatgcaaactccacacagaaatgccaactagccgggactcgaaccagtgaccttcttgctgtgaggcgacagtgctaatcaccgAGCTACTATGTCGCCCTGCAGTAAAActctacactgtaagaaaaatccttcatgttgtcccaactgaaatagattaagttcacttgattgtttttttagaaatgtaaatGGACTGAACAtacaacaattaagttgtccccaaaaaactcaagattgtgttgattcagctcattttaaataagtagtttgaacaggcaGCAAAAATGTGAGTGTAGCATGAGACAGACATAAACCATGAACATCAATAATGTAATACAGCCGAGGGGCTGTGGAGAATTGCCTTATTGTTGAATAATCTGATATGTAGCCCAGGAAGTTGCTCTGTAGACTGAAAGGCAATGCCATATTATGATAATTGTTGGTAAGAGTAACGGCCACATGTCCTTTCTCCATCTTATATTTCCATTACAAATGTCTCTAAAGGCcgttttgaggaatgtaaactaaaataatgatcccaatgtatttcctgtaatacatttttactttctttgtcttccgagaatccaaaaagagccacataaataatgttatgatagcagttttaacattaagttattgaattgcctcttattacagttatgaaatagtttgataacaagcaggaaatgttcatgcaCTAATGACATTGAAAAAAAGGATTGTGAAGATGCTTAAAAACTAAACTGTCCTTCACTGGCCACAAATGACTTAATCAAAAACTAAAACTACAGAAAGGTTTCTGTGGAAAGTTGTTACAGCTCAGCTAAAACAAAAGGAAACCGATGTCTATTATTTCCTTTATGAGTGTCATATTTGTGGTTTTGTATATAGATATTAAGTgtaattcttcaactacaggcacttatgtcctttgatcatatatccaaaaaaaaatctataattttgttcaaattccccttactttgtcaaactaacaataaaatctacttttaaaacaattactaCCTTTCTATTGctgtattttattcatattattcaacctccttttaagTGTCAAAACCACTGTTTTCGCCTAGTCAagttttaaactttaacaatgaagataacattttaaaatatgattcatctggtatctattaatgtatcttaattagGCACTAGTGaaataacttaaatattttatagttattaatgtgagattattatcaattttatttttttatacaaaattagCTGttgcacagtatcagtgtcatttccactaCAACACTGcaatgtcactttaaaaagtttgtgtgacaGATTATTTAGGCGGTtactatgaaaatgaatagtgccatctgagaacatgttcaagatggagagaatttacatttttatcaacaacacttgaagaaaaatcaaggtaaatattgcttgataaggaaatacatttattctacgtcatCCCCAAACATGTTACCTTCAAAGATGcttttaaaaaccaaataaaattaaggtaaataagagtgttttgtatacatgacaGGCTAGTATtaattcaaagctaatcggtgaagctatttttcattatttcacaataaactgttgaaatgtcatttccaccactgtcatttccatcaccacacacatatttaaaacatatttaaaaagttctcatcacacattaaaagtgtgttcacaatgtatgagttcatgctctgtttaacatacaaattcagtttatttaatttctaataagatcttattcaaattaatatttaattttagagtgtgacaggtccacaattcagcatacaactgAATTTCTATGGAAGATTGGTTAAACTACAAATGATCTtaaacaatgtttgactgccataatttatttcattttgaaataaaagctgaatattgagatgtggtggaaatgacatgtGTTCAGTTCATGATGGAAAATGACGACAATGATGTTTCTCTTCTTATTTAAGTTTATCCTcatacagatcttaaaactagacaaattgtttaaacttatgaggctgttACGTTAATTTTAAAGAAGTTGTTTTTACTCAACTTCCCAAGGCttaaagtgcccgtagttgaagaatggcccttaaagcaatattttaaagGGATGAGCTATGAAGATCCATCATTTTAAATTCATAGAGAAAACTTATTAACAATTATTATCAATGGGTATGGCAGATCAATAGTTATGGCTTCAGTCTGGGTCGATTAGGAATCAGGTGAATGCTCATAAATACACACAAGGCATTTAACTAAACCAAAGTTGTAAAATATTTACTTACAACATTACTGAGCTCTTTCCAAAAGTCCTTAAATCACTACATCAACAGCCACATTGACTTTAAACTTTACACACAGACCCAACACCCAGGTTGTCATTACCCTGTAGAAGCTTTTATGATGAAACACAATCAAAAGTGCACAAGTAGCTCAGCAAAACAAACCAGTCTCATGTTACTTGTTGCTGCTATTGCGTGTTTTATTTGAAAAACTGTTCAACATATGGATGATTGGCTTCAAGACTGTATACTAGATATCTATCAAATAATATACTGACATGTTTATAATTCAAACAGGCACTAGGTTAGGCactgtttatttgtaaaatacaaGATCTGTATGATCAACAGTCAAGTGAGTTTTACAAGTCTGCCATCTAGTGGAAACTGATAAGTACTACAAACAAAACTTACCAAATGACACCATTTCACAAGTGTGTACCAGCACAACTGGAGAGGCTGCATTTCTAGACTAGGACCTCTTATTATATGGCCTTAACCTGAAGAAGATTATTATTTTCTAAAGCTATATAAAGACATATTTAAAGGGTGAGTGGAGGGCCATATGAATCTGCCATTATATGTATTTGAAAACAGGTGATAGGTTAAGCCAAAGGGGTCATAAAAAAGCATAAGAGAGGCCTTGGAGACACAATGCAATGTATGTAAATACAGCCAGAAAAGCAAAATGTATACAACATATGTTGAAACTATTGTGTATGTTTGAAAAGACACAAACTGTATGGGAGAGAAGAGTCCAGACCTTTGAAAACATAAACACTAATGatgattacaattttttttaactatatgtGGTAAAACAGTGATGAATGCATTAGATCTTTAGATTATGAGGGCCAAAAAGAAAAGGGGGCTTTAAATTGGGGTCACAAAGGAGTAGAAGTTGGGAGCCGGTCGAACCAAGAGCTGTGAAAACATAGAGCTGGTAGAAAGCAAGGATAAAGGGTATAGCATATTTGAGGGACTTTAGATTGTCATGGGGAGAGACTATGGGTCTGCTTTTAGACGTCTCtgcttttttttggaaaatattccAATGAATTATATTCCTCTTGATATTCATAACATCCAGACTGAGTTTGAGTAATTAATGGAAACAGCCGGAAACCACAACAAACCCTAAAACCAACCACTCTCTGCAGGACACATCAGGAACAATAAGGTCCTAGAAATCTGTTTCAGCCTCTCCTGTTGTGCAGTAGGATACTTTGAAAATAAAAGGACGTGTTTCAAGTTTATTCATATCCtatttttttagaaaagtaaAACATTCATAATAGTATACTTTGTGTTTGATCACAAGTCACAAAAAGACAGAACACTCTAAGAGAATGTTTGTAATGCAGCGGCTGATGGATTGCAtaaattttgtcattatttttaggACTGCTGAAATCAATCTCTCAATGTTTCTCTCTTTTGAAAACACGTAAAAAAGATCTGAGATCCCACACAATCCATTAATTTCCTGTTTTATCATGTATATGCTATCCAGGGTAACTTTATATTGCATACAAAGGTAAACAAATGATATTAAAGGTTAGTTCACAGAAAAATGTGAAATTCGGTCACCTTCTACTTTCCCTGCTTCGCTTTTTGTCAATGATTACCAGTTGTCAAAATAGATGCAGATAAAAGAAGCTCATTAAGGCTCACACGTTGATAGTGAGAAATTGGCAGTACATTTTAATCATGTTGATATAGACCAGCATAAATCCATAAGAAAAAACTATCAATGAAAAATGTGAAACGATGGCCTGCACGTCTTTGGTTTACACAAGATAACATTAAAACCATCTATTTATGTCCACCATGTTGAATTGTAATACACTCAGACCCTGTTTACACCAGGTATTTAGATGCATTTTGGTTGAGTGGATGGCACAAGTAGATAACAACACATTCCCATATACACCTGATGCTTTGATCTGCCTCCTTTGTCCACTTGCCTGTTTTTTTTTCGACGGTTTAATGgtagaaatgttttgttttcttttttcccatatctttgaaaataaacaatttacaTTTCAATGCAAGAGTGATAAATCAAGACTAGTGGTAGACCATTGTGCTTCAAACCAGATTTCTGACAGCCAAGTTTAAAGACACAATATGTAATTTTCCCCACTAGAGGGTGCATAATCACAACAAACCGAGGAAAGTTTGATGATGCTATGAATGAGTGTGCATCGTGGGAGATGTGGTCTTTAATAAATCATACaggactcctgcagaaatcatatTCATcgatgagctaaagtattcatGCAGAGAAAAGCTGAAAGCCACTGAAGCAAATGAGACACTAAATCAAATTGCTAATGAGAGACGAGAGTGACTTGGCACAAAAgtagcagagcttttattatgccacaatcCACCACTTCCATTTCTTCAGCTTGAAATCACGTGAAGAAGAAACTGCTCCGTTTTATCATAATGCATTTTTAGTGTATTCAAATATTTCCGAGTTCTGTtatagggtggcacagtggctcagcggttagcactgtcgccttgcagcaagaaaaggtcgctggttcgagtcgcggctgggacagttggcatttctgtgtggagtttgcatgttttccccgtgttggcatgggtttcctccgggtgctccagggtttccccacagtcaaaagacatgtggtataggtgaattgggtgaactaaattgtgTGTAAAAATAGTGTATgcgtgaatgtgagtgtatgggtgtttccctatactggcttgtggctggaagggcatctgcttcgttaaacatatgccggaatagttggaggttcattccactgtggcgacaacCTGAAGGGAGTAAGCCAAATATTTCTTTGGATTTGaatttactttaaaacatttggtttaatttaagtACTAGGGATGCTCTGAATGGTCGGCTAGAGATCAGTATTGGTCGATAATCAAATTTAATGCCTTGACTGGAACTCTCCAATCTGGCCGATCTTATGAACCGATtgcaagtgtttgtttatgagtttacaagcaAAGGAAGATGCACATGTGCACCTGGGTAATACAGACAGTTATACAACATGTGAGGAGGTAAATGATGCGAGAGGTGAAATCGATAGCAGCGCATGCTTCACAGCAGCTAAAATAAATACAGATGTGGTCCGACCACTGTTTATACAGTTTATTGGCGTGGctgtgctcgctgcagagccatttgaggagagctgagctccagcgagggggagcatgagctgtcgctcctcctcctgtaagctgttttaatgcgtacaaaaaccccacccctaaccctacccccagtgacatcactcgtagaagaagtgcaaaaaagggggagctcaagcttaagctccccctcgctggagctcagctctcctcaaatggctctgcagcgagcaccacttgggcTTATGCGAGTGATGATTTCTTTGTTGCAACTATTTTATATCCAGTGTTTTGAGTGGAGCAATCATCGCCATCTTGTGGCCAATCGTTTGACCTCTCCCAGAAGCTCCACCAGTTTCCCGCATAATACCTGTTATTTtctgtccacactaaatggttataagagacctTTAAAATGATATgcagtaataataatgtaaaggaTTGTATGCAGCATCCTTAGTTTATCAtcttaggtaaggagagatctccacttaaaTATACTTAGAAGGAAAATGTTGCTTTATGCAATGGCAAAGTTACATAAAGATTGAAGTATTAGAATCTGTACTCGGTATCAgccaatcaccatgacaagggATCGGTACTCtttaaaaatcctgatcggagcatccctattaagtacataagtcagcaaaatatatacagtaacactgcAGTAGTGGTAAGAATCTTACATATTGTGGCTTTAAATGTAATCTGGTCTGTGCTTTTTAACAACATGTCCTATAATGTTTCCAAATTAGGCCAGTAGATGTATTGTATGTCATCAATACATCATACATCTTTATTGTATGTCATCACCTGTCCTCAGgtttttacactggctcccagtaacattcagaatagattttgaagtattattacttgtccataaatcactaaatggtctagggcctcaatacattacagatatgctcactgaatacaaacctaacagatcactcagatctttaggatcatataaactagaaattccaagagttgattcaaagcagggtgaatcagccttcagctaTTACGCCCCTcgttgctggaatcagcttctagaaatgatcagatgtgctccaacattaggcacgttcaaatcaagactgaaaacacatctgtttagctgtgcctttactgaatgagcactgtgttaCATccaacagattgcactattaggtaatccttttcttttttattcctttaaaatctgtttaacacattttaatccgtttttattttcttatacttgtctcttttattcctgttaatgtaaagcactttgaattgccactgtatatgaaatgtgcaatttaaataaacttgccttgcctttagtTGCTGGCTGAATTCATCACATTCATTGCAAAAGCAATGCAGACAATGTTTTTATCTATCTCTGAAAGTGGTCAAAAGTGTACAAGCCTAAAACATTTATAAAGACCCGATTTATACATGTGATTAAGGGATAATTTGcccaataattaaaatgtatttattctttaTAAGTTTTTCTTCTTCGgttaaactcaaaagaaaattgaagaaagctgaaaactggtaaccattgactttcatttcttttttctgcAATGTAAGTCagtagttttcagctttcttctaaatatctttgtttgtgttcaacagaagaaagagaatCATAAAGGTTCGGAACCACTTGAGAGTATATAGTGAgtcaattaaaatgttttgattgaACTGTTTTTAGTATCATCCATTTGTGATTGGTCCAACAAAAATGCATCTCACTCTGAGGTGTAAGCAGCAAATCAAGCAGCACGTTTCATCCCCTTTCAACAATCCTCAAACAGCACACGCTCCATTGCATCTATAGTGGTATTGCCTAAGAAAGTGTCTCAAAGTGTAGGGTAAAGGTAGCGCTTCAATCCCCTGATATGTGGTGCAGCTACAGATAACCGCCCTGCACAAGTGCTGCAGAGAGAACGGAAAGTTCCTAGGTAGGGGACGAGAGAGGAGAGGCTCGAAAAACAGGCATGTGGATGGGTCACTATAATGCTTTAACAGGCCCGTGACACTGGAGTCCCTGTACATACAAGGGTCACGACCGTCAAAGCTAAAACGCTTCCCGTTTTGCTCTATCCGAGCATGGAGGGAACGACTGTAGCGCCTGAAGCTAACCGAGAACAGATATTCATCCTGGGCAGAGTCTCTGAGCAGAAAAGTCCCCTCTGGCTGCCCTTCCAAAAGCTGCTCAGCCTCGAAACGATCCAGAACGCCCCAATAACAAGGGCTGTTGTTGATCTGAAGCAGATCCGGGACCAGGATGTAGTCAGTATGAGCGCAGCACTGGGAGTCTCCAAGTGCAAAAGATGGATCCCAATCGTCCAGACTGGAAGCCCCAGTGGAGCCGATTTGCTCCCAGGAAAGGAGTGTTGGAGGTGTTGAGGATAACAAGGGCCCTTTGGGTTCGGTTTCGATGCTTAGAGAAGGTTTGGTGTTAGTGCCGTGCTTTTTGATCAGATGCCAGCACTGAGCGAGTTCAGATTTCGGAGAGAATGGGCATTTGTCCTCCATGAGCTCGGAGACGTGGATCTTCCGTTTGGACCAGAGGAGGACGGAGAACGGGCGTGAGGAGCCTGATgggtggtgatggtggtggtggtgattgCGGAGAGGGAGACACTGGCCGACTGCGTCCTGAAACTTCTGTCTCAGAGAGCGACGGGACAGGGCTTTCCTGCAGGGAGAGTCGGAATCAGTTTCTCCAGGGATCGTGCAGCTGCACATTCGCTCTCGACGTCTGCGAGGACAGGAGGCAGATCGAGCAGTCTGTTCGTCCGCTCCATCTCCTTCTTCTCCTCTGGGCGCTGTCTCATGGCGTGAACCACGTGAGCGCTTTTTAATACTGCGGATGTAACTATCTGCACTCCAGCTCCGCAGGTTCTTGGGACGTGTGTCCGAGTTTTTGGTCTTCCTCTCAGACATTGCCTCAGGCCCTTTTCCAAAAAGAGCTGCAGAGAATTTAGAAATGCATTAAGATTGGTGGtgaaaaaatgtcagaaatatcGCTACCACTACAAAGTTAATTCatggttcattcattaattttctttacagcttagtccctttattaatccggggtcgccacagcggaatgaaccgccaacttatccagcacatgttttacgcagcggatgctcttccaactgcaacccacaACTAGGAAATCAGTCAAGGTTTTCATGATAAAAAGTAACTGTTTCATTAAGGCATATAATACTGGATAATTAATTGATGCACAGGATGGCTTTGCACAGATTATTTTATCTGACTACAAAACCAAACTTTCTTTGTGGTGGCTTACTAAGTaaaaagatattttattcatatatatatttaataattccaCATGACAAATTAGAAAGATAGAGGtttaacaataaataatgtttattagatAACAGTActtcttttaaatctattaaaactgcatatatttctgtatatttaataatttcataTGAAAAAATTAGAAAGATGGGAGTTTTAccagaaataaaattattttatatatatatatatatatatatatatatatatatatatatatatatatatatatatatatatatatatatatatatatatatatatgtgtgtgtgtgtgtgtgtgtgtgtgtatatatatatatatatatgtgtgtgtgtgtgtgtgtgtgtgtgtgtgtgtgtgtgtatatatatatatatgtgtgtgtgtgtgtgtgtgtgtgtgtgtgtgtgtgtgtgtgtgtgtatatatatatatatatatatatatatatatatatatatatatatRTRtatatatatatatatatatatatatatatatatatatatatatatatatatatatagatatatagatatatatatatctatatatatatatatatatatatatatatatatatatatatatatatatatataaattattttatagaaatatatatatatataggctataggcaagtttatttacagtatattgcaaatttcatacacagtggtaattcaaagtgcttcacataaacaagaatgaaataaacaataaaaataaggaataaatacaattaaaaacagaataaaatgtgttaaaacaggttttaaagaaaataaaaaaaagaatgacatAAAAGTGCATTCTGTCAGATGTAGCACAGTATTCAattagtaaaggcacagctacagttgaaatcagaattattaaaccccctttgaattattattattattttttattaaatatttcacaaatgatgtttaacagagtaaggacattttcactgtatgtcagataatatttcttcttcctgagaaagtcttatttgtttatttcaataaaagcagtttttaaatttttgaaaaccattttaaggtcaaaattgttagcccctttgggctattttttcagatagtctacagaacaaaccatcattatacaataacttgcctaatgaccctagCCTGCCAtaatttacctaattaacctagttatagAACGTAGTATTTAGTTATAGAACctagtatagaagtgtcttgaaaaatatcaagtcaaatattatttactttcatcatgccaaagataaaataaatcagttattagaaatgagttattaagatTACTATGTCaggaaatatgttgaaaaaataaacagtggggctgaTAATTTAGGAtgattaataattctgaattaaacTGTATAGATATTATAACATATTCTTATAATATCTAATAACATCTTCATTAAAATTAGCATTTATATGGacaaaaatgatatatatatgtaatcaatcaataaaattagGATAAATGTATTACAGTTAACAATATATAGGTATTAAAATACACAAGCATGCAAtccaatttttattttaactcaAAGGAGAAGAACCCACAAGATGTCAATATTGCAACAGAACCCAAATTATTGAACAAGTTATTGTGGAATgccttatttttaatgttatcagacaattTTTATCAGgagagactttaaatgaaatgtttttaaatgtgaatccttcaaaagttgtaaaatgtttataaaaaataacccttaaaaaacaattttagatttttatttatttcatcttgtgtattatttattgctgttgatgacttttgaattgttagaatatttcaataattatagaaaagtgatatttataaaatgtggtaaacttgattttgtttttttgccaTGGCATAGCCAGAGTATAGCTGACAtggcaataaactcaaaattctctctctctctctacaagcatgcacatacacatataaataaattcagttgcataaataacaacaattatacatccaatcaaccaattaaaatgtattaaaacttaAGACTTTAATGCAATTACAATATTTCCATTCATGCATAGAAATAGGATTTATAAGGCCTACAGATCATCTGTATTATGGATATCTATTATTTTGAATATATCTCTATTTATGAATATTCTTTATATAACAAAAATGCACTGATCTGAAAGAAACCCAAATGTGTCCTACCTTCAGAAAGAAAATCGATGTTCTCACAGAAGAGTGGTGAATGTTTCCATGCCTGAAGTTTGTGCAGCGAGAGCTCAGCGTCAACTGAAGAGAGGAAGCACATCCCTCCTATTTAAAACCTCTCAAGTATCAGTCCTCTGAGGAATACTTGCCCTTCACTGGACGGAAGGGCTACTTCAGTCAATGGACAGTTAACCTATCATATCCTAAGATGAATACACTGTCCTGGAGAAACGACATTGAGAATTTTAAATGAGTGAAGGATGCAAAATCGATATTTTAGGACatcatatataaaattaaattttgatataaaattataatttcaatataaaaattcagctttttcAACATTCAAATTATGGGTTGCACTTCCAGTTGAGGGAACttgcattaaataaaatgaaataaaatcatgcaaaataataaggttgtattacaaataatctATATTTGAAGTGCAGCTTAGGGTGCTTATTTTTATCCATCATATGATTACGATTGTTGCGATTGGTATTTTATTGTGATGTTAGCATCGCAAGAAAATCTGTGGGCAAAGCTCTTTTATGTTTGACTCCTCCAGATTATTTTCTCTTATTTAACACGTGTGTAATATTGCCGCAAAATACTCCTTTTTGGGGGGTTTATACAAGATCTGTTGAGATGAATTtgttaaatatagttaatttATTATACATAGTTTCCTTTTAATATTGGATGGATGAACTTATAGAACTGAGCTTGACAGAAGTTACTCCAGTAATTGACACAAGGCATCTAGGGGTTCAGGGAAAAGGTTGGATACATAATATATTACTATACATTGTTTTACTTGCACAAAAAAATGGGTTAACCTCAAATTAAGCCAACAGAATTAAAACCTTATTAGCTTTTACCCTGAACTTTGACTGACCATCAATGAATCAATGAGCTAAATGTAATCAGTCAATAATAATGGACATCTATTTACG from the Danio rerio strain Tuebingen ecotype United States chromosome 17, GRCz12tu, whole genome shotgun sequence genome contains:
- the socs4 gene encoding suppressor of cytokine signaling 4 isoform X1, which gives rise to MCFLSSVDAELSLHKLQAWKHSPLFCENIDFLSEALFGKGPEAMSERKTKNSDTRPKNLRSWSADSYIRSIKKRSRGSRHETAPRGEEGDGADEQTARSASCPRRRRERMCSCTIPGETDSDSPCRKALSRRSLRQKFQDAVGQCLPLRNHHHHHHHPSGSSRPFSVLLWSKRKIHVSELMEDKCPFSPKSELAQCWHLIKKHGTNTKPSLSIETEPKGPLLSSTPPTLLSWEQIGSTGASSLDDWDPSFALGDSQCCAHTDYILVPDLLQINNSPCYWGVLDRFEAEQLLEGQPEGTFLLRDSAQDEYLFSVSFRRYSRSLHARIEQNGKRFSFDGRDPCMYRDSSVTGLLKHYSDPSTCLFFEPLLSRPLPRNFPFSLQHLCRAVICSCTTYQGIEALPLPYTLRHFLRQYHYRCNGACAV
- the socs4 gene encoding suppressor of cytokine signaling 4, with translation MSERKTKNSDTRPKNLRSWSADSYIRSIKKRSRGSRHETAPRGEEGDGADEQTARSASCPRRRRERMCSCTIPGETDSDSPCRKALSRRSLRQKFQDAVGQCLPLRNHHHHHHHPSGSSRPFSVLLWSKRKIHVSELMEDKCPFSPKSELAQCWHLIKKHGTNTKPSLSIETEPKGPLLSSTPPTLLSWEQIGSTGASSLDDWDPSFALGDSQCCAHTDYILVPDLLQINNSPCYWGVLDRFEAEQLLEGQPEGTFLLRDSAQDEYLFSVSFRRYSRSLHARIEQNGKRFSFDGRDPCMYRDSSVTGLLKHYSDPSTCLFFEPLLSRPLPRNFPFSLQHLCRAVICSCTTYQGIEALPLPYTLRHFLRQYHYRCNGACAV
- the socs4 gene encoding suppressor of cytokine signaling 4 isoform X2 → MSLHFDAELSLHKLQAWKHSPLFCENIDFLSEALFGKGPEAMSERKTKNSDTRPKNLRSWSADSYIRSIKKRSRGSRHETAPRGEEGDGADEQTARSASCPRRRRERMCSCTIPGETDSDSPCRKALSRRSLRQKFQDAVGQCLPLRNHHHHHHHPSGSSRPFSVLLWSKRKIHVSELMEDKCPFSPKSELAQCWHLIKKHGTNTKPSLSIETEPKGPLLSSTPPTLLSWEQIGSTGASSLDDWDPSFALGDSQCCAHTDYILVPDLLQINNSPCYWGVLDRFEAEQLLEGQPEGTFLLRDSAQDEYLFSVSFRRYSRSLHARIEQNGKRFSFDGRDPCMYRDSSVTGLLKHYSDPSTCLFFEPLLSRPLPRNFPFSLQHLCRAVICSCTTYQGIEALPLPYTLRHFLRQYHYRCNGACAV
- the socs4 gene encoding suppressor of cytokine signaling 4 isoform X3, translating into MSLHSLFGKGPEAMSERKTKNSDTRPKNLRSWSADSYIRSIKKRSRGSRHETAPRGEEGDGADEQTARSASCPRRRRERMCSCTIPGETDSDSPCRKALSRRSLRQKFQDAVGQCLPLRNHHHHHHHPSGSSRPFSVLLWSKRKIHVSELMEDKCPFSPKSELAQCWHLIKKHGTNTKPSLSIETEPKGPLLSSTPPTLLSWEQIGSTGASSLDDWDPSFALGDSQCCAHTDYILVPDLLQINNSPCYWGVLDRFEAEQLLEGQPEGTFLLRDSAQDEYLFSVSFRRYSRSLHARIEQNGKRFSFDGRDPCMYRDSSVTGLLKHYSDPSTCLFFEPLLSRPLPRNFPFSLQHLCRAVICSCTTYQGIEALPLPYTLRHFLRQYHYRCNGACAV